The proteins below come from a single Fodinicola acaciae genomic window:
- a CDS encoding restriction endonuclease: protein MVGQLSAAGIVDIDLAQSRLLGMLDVYRYARGASPVQFLVDGYPNYHYVTAVPGGNKPKLMLEAGINPSAVVKPSDGPRCPVIAIRSSPWKAGHASNPWHDEFDLDHGHVRYYGDHKPSTVGLPGATPGNRALIDAWRYHAGTNSSIRAMAPPLLLFRSTTVSRGGRNLVKGHVQFCGLALIERLEHVVQRDTKTGRSFPNIVLDLAVLDLADRGDTLDMQWIDDRRNRAYTAVQANQRAPRSWQQWIAEGRAAIPRVRRRVVSSRVKTSAEQAPPVDSTEELELARLYQFFDGKKHAFELLAARVAAQLLGVSGAVYREGWLTRSGGDGGMDFVGRLDVGSPGSTTPLVVLGQAKCVQPGTSISPDQVARVVARLRRGWIGVFVTTGTFSRQAQIEVIDDQYPLVLVSGRTLIDQVLKMAAADYDGDLDALLQAIAAGYEASVTHRRPEEILFD, encoded by the coding sequence ATGGTCGGTCAACTGTCTGCAGCAGGCATCGTCGACATCGATCTGGCCCAATCCAGGCTATTGGGGATGCTGGATGTATATCGGTATGCGCGAGGCGCCAGCCCGGTCCAGTTCCTCGTCGATGGATATCCCAACTATCATTACGTCACTGCGGTTCCTGGCGGCAACAAGCCAAAGTTGATGCTCGAAGCTGGCATCAATCCGTCTGCGGTGGTCAAACCTTCAGATGGACCGCGATGTCCGGTGATCGCCATCCGATCTAGTCCGTGGAAGGCCGGCCACGCCTCCAATCCTTGGCACGATGAGTTCGACCTCGATCACGGACACGTACGCTATTACGGCGACCACAAACCAAGCACAGTCGGTTTGCCTGGTGCGACGCCGGGAAATCGAGCGCTCATCGATGCCTGGAGATATCACGCTGGGACCAATTCGTCCATCCGTGCAATGGCCCCGCCTTTGCTGCTCTTCCGATCCACTACGGTGAGCAGAGGTGGCCGAAATCTCGTAAAGGGCCACGTCCAGTTTTGCGGGCTCGCACTGATCGAACGCCTTGAGCATGTTGTGCAACGTGATACGAAGACGGGTCGCAGTTTTCCGAACATCGTGCTGGACCTCGCCGTGCTGGACTTGGCCGACCGCGGCGACACGCTTGACATGCAATGGATCGATGATCGACGCAATCGCGCCTACACTGCGGTCCAAGCGAACCAGCGTGCGCCGCGATCCTGGCAACAATGGATTGCGGAAGGAAGAGCTGCCATCCCGAGAGTTCGACGTCGGGTGGTTTCCTCGCGCGTCAAAACGAGTGCGGAACAGGCGCCACCCGTCGACTCCACGGAGGAACTGGAACTTGCCCGCCTGTATCAGTTCTTCGATGGCAAGAAACATGCCTTCGAGCTCCTTGCCGCCCGCGTTGCCGCCCAATTGTTGGGCGTGTCCGGTGCAGTTTACAGAGAAGGCTGGTTGACCAGATCAGGTGGCGACGGCGGGATGGATTTCGTCGGTCGACTCGACGTTGGCTCGCCAGGCTCGACAACCCCGCTCGTCGTTCTGGGGCAAGCCAAATGCGTCCAACCCGGCACGTCCATCAGTCCCGACCAGGTGGCCAGGGTTGTCGCGCGACTCCGTCGAGGTTGGATCGGGGTTTTCGTCACGACAGGAACATTTTCGCGACAGGCCCAGATTGAAGTGATCGACGATCAATACCCGCTCGTGCTGGTAAGCGGTCGCACTTTGATCGACCAAGTGCTCAAGATGGCAGCCGCGGACTATGACGGAGACCTCGACGCGCTTCTCCAGGCAATCGCAGCTGGTTATGAAGCCTCGGTGACACACCGGCGGCCAGAGGAAATCCTCTTCGATTAG
- a CDS encoding TIGR02679 family protein — MDTVRLRRVLGGPDLAWLVTRVRKRLERGETLDITVTLPDATTYQRAAVAQLLGRRSRPGAAVSVSLPAIDEMLRRTGVSPDGLGAAVIALTGPIAARSTNLGTAWEDAFAPLTEFVERQPEYADWYAGVRSSGLLRRLAGSPSSELFSALAAVLARLPASGEPIGSFAKRVAGSADALDDNRPLSTLVLSAARALSDLPDGEGAEWRCEVWASVGLLRDDVASTVLTLGLPGDAFTACGRALTAWQSVGQPVVLTLRQLVRNPPALSASAVYICENPAVVSAAADRLGSSCPPLVCTNGQPRAAVMVLLRLLASAGAQLHYHGDFDWGGIRIANTIFGRLTVQPWQFDTATYVSVCSAGHPLSGSPVAASWDPDLADVMRTAGKAVEEDLVLDTLLTDLSGAKP, encoded by the coding sequence GTGGACACCGTCCGGCTTCGCCGAGTGCTCGGCGGTCCTGATCTGGCGTGGCTGGTGACGCGCGTACGCAAGCGCCTGGAGCGCGGCGAGACGCTGGACATCACCGTCACCCTGCCCGACGCCACCACCTATCAACGAGCCGCCGTCGCGCAGCTCCTCGGCCGCCGCTCCCGGCCTGGCGCCGCGGTCAGCGTGTCCTTGCCGGCGATCGACGAGATGCTGCGGCGTACCGGCGTGTCACCGGACGGTCTCGGCGCGGCCGTCATCGCACTCACCGGACCGATCGCCGCGCGATCCACCAACCTCGGCACCGCCTGGGAGGACGCTTTCGCGCCGCTGACTGAGTTTGTCGAGCGGCAGCCAGAATATGCCGACTGGTATGCCGGCGTACGCTCCTCCGGTCTGCTCCGCCGCCTCGCCGGGTCGCCGTCGTCCGAGCTGTTCTCCGCCCTGGCCGCCGTACTGGCCCGGCTGCCGGCCTCCGGCGAACCGATCGGCAGCTTCGCCAAACGCGTCGCCGGCAGCGCCGACGCCCTGGACGACAACCGTCCACTGTCGACACTCGTCCTCAGCGCGGCCCGCGCTTTGTCAGACCTGCCAGACGGCGAAGGCGCCGAATGGCGCTGCGAGGTCTGGGCCTCGGTCGGGTTGCTGCGTGACGACGTGGCCAGCACCGTGCTCACCCTGGGCCTGCCCGGCGACGCCTTCACCGCCTGCGGCCGGGCACTCACCGCCTGGCAGTCCGTCGGTCAGCCGGTCGTCCTCACTTTGCGCCAGCTCGTACGAAACCCGCCGGCGCTGTCCGCTTCCGCCGTCTACATCTGCGAAAACCCCGCCGTCGTCTCCGCCGCCGCCGACCGCCTCGGCTCCTCCTGCCCGCCTTTGGTCTGCACCAACGGCCAACCCCGCGCCGCAGTCATGGTTCTGTTGCGGTTGCTCGCTTCCGCCGGCGCGCAGCTGCACTATCACGGCGATTTCGACTGGGGCGGCATCCGCATCGCCAACACCATTTTCGGCCGCCTGACCGTACAACCGTGGCAGTTCGACACCGCCACGTACGTCTCCGTCTGCTCCGCCGGCCATCCGCTCAGCGGCTCGCCTGTCGCCGCCTCCTGGGACCCCGACTTGGCCGATGTCATGCGTACGGCCGGAAAAGCCGTCGAAGAGGACCTCGTCCTGGACACGTTGTTGACCGACCTGAGCGGCGCCAAACCATGA
- a CDS encoding multidrug effflux MFS transporter translates to MTATAIDTRERIRRRPVRTIAILAGISAFGPLTTDVYLPGLPQVGHTFATTASNVQLTLTACLAGLALGQLVAGPLSDRFGRRRPLLVGLALFVVASVACTVAPTIYALDAARLAQGLAGAAGIVIARAIVRDLHTGKAAGRYFSALAAVGGVAPIVAPLLGGQLLRIIPWQGIFLVLAAIGVVLFVAVAVAIPETRAATQKAAFVVLLKDRRFVGYVLGGGLAFAAMFSYISASSFVYEGQFGVSPQVYSLLFGLNSLGLTIASVLNGRLLSRFSMTRLLAVGLAMTAGGGIALLVCVVAGAGIAGIVPTLFVAVSGIGMIFPNSVALAMSAHGERAGSASAVIGVVQFTCGAAIAPVVGIAGVSAVPMAVAMATLGIAAIVAVRLGEFAAKRG, encoded by the coding sequence GTGACGGCCACCGCGATCGACACCCGTGAGCGCATCCGGCGCCGGCCCGTACGCACCATCGCGATCCTCGCTGGCATCTCGGCGTTTGGTCCGCTCACGACCGATGTCTATCTGCCGGGTCTGCCGCAGGTCGGCCACACGTTCGCGACGACCGCGTCCAACGTCCAGCTGACGCTGACCGCCTGCCTGGCCGGCCTCGCGCTCGGACAGCTGGTCGCCGGGCCGCTCAGCGACCGGTTCGGCCGCCGGCGGCCGCTGCTGGTCGGGCTCGCGCTTTTCGTGGTGGCGTCCGTCGCGTGTACGGTCGCGCCGACGATTTATGCCTTGGACGCGGCGCGTTTGGCGCAGGGGCTGGCCGGCGCGGCAGGCATCGTGATCGCGCGCGCGATCGTACGAGACTTGCACACCGGCAAGGCGGCCGGACGATATTTCTCCGCGCTGGCCGCCGTTGGCGGTGTGGCGCCGATCGTCGCTCCGCTGCTCGGTGGACAACTGCTGCGGATCATCCCGTGGCAGGGGATTTTCTTGGTGCTGGCGGCGATCGGGGTCGTGCTGTTCGTCGCCGTCGCGGTCGCCATCCCGGAGACGCGTGCTGCCACGCAAAAGGCCGCTTTCGTGGTATTGCTGAAAGATCGCCGCTTCGTCGGCTACGTGCTCGGCGGTGGGCTCGCCTTCGCCGCGATGTTTTCCTATATTTCCGCGTCTTCCTTCGTGTACGAGGGCCAGTTTGGCGTCTCACCACAGGTCTACAGCCTGCTGTTCGGCCTCAACAGCCTCGGCCTGACGATCGCCAGCGTCCTCAACGGCCGGCTGCTCAGCCGCTTCAGCATGACCAGACTGCTCGCCGTCGGCCTGGCGATGACGGCCGGCGGTGGCATCGCGCTGCTGGTGTGCGTGGTCGCCGGAGCCGGCATCGCCGGCATCGTGCCGACGTTGTTCGTCGCGGTCTCCGGCATTGGCATGATCTTCCCGAACAGCGTGGCATTGGCGATGAGCGCGCACGGCGAGCGGGCCGGCAGCGCGTCCGCGGTGATCGGTGTCGTGCAGTTCACCTGTGGCGCCGCGATCGCGCCGGTGGTCGGCATCGCCGGCGTGAGCGCGGTGCCGATGGCGGTCGCGATGGCCACGCTCGGGATCGCCGCGATCGTGGCCGTACGGCTCGGCGAATTCGCCGCCAAACGCGGATAG
- a CDS encoding family 43 glycosylhydrolase, which translates to MRLAVALSVLLSLLVTPAYADAAPAPLIARDFPDADVLVDGGNYYAYSTNSSYGGRLVNVPIATAASAAGPWTASGADVLPTLPGWVTTDPSNGTKNVWAPDVSRRDDGVFLMYYTARHSSGLQCIGAATASTPTGPFTPVGTQPLVCNSPDHGDIDPSSLVIDGHRYLVYKDNANSAGQPASVWINETAANGINWVGDRFQLLTADSAGDEHTVLDAPTIVRHDSQYVLFYSADAWNASYHVKYAVSSTLTGRYTKQGTVLDSATWPGVVGNPGGQDVVGDRMFFHASKSNGRNLYAAPLSWPHGVPTVATATIPAGDYVLTAQHSGQSLDVFNGSTVDGERVIQWPYHGKTNQEWHFAPQADGSYAITASHSGLALTATDSQVVQSADRGLSSQRWYLDEDLAGGCRIVSVATGKLLDVYDASMDNGANVITWPNNGGANQHWRLEKVASIMPLGDSITYGNGDANDATSYRTGLWNRFMAAPGVKPDFVGSVLWGNIPDSDNEGHPGWRIDQIADGIANSGWLASQPKYVLLHIGTNDVNQDYQLPTAPDRLRDLINLIKSKDPGVTILVASIIPARDATLNARVNAYNAAIPAIVQQAGANVRFVDMNARITIDDLSPDGIHPSDAGYLKMGDVWYDALSPVVR; encoded by the coding sequence ATGAGGCTCGCGGTCGCGCTGTCGGTTTTGTTGTCCTTGCTGGTCACTCCGGCGTACGCGGACGCCGCGCCGGCGCCGTTGATCGCTCGGGACTTTCCCGATGCCGACGTGTTGGTGGACGGCGGCAATTACTACGCGTACTCGACGAACAGCTCGTACGGCGGCCGGTTGGTGAACGTGCCGATCGCGACGGCGGCGAGCGCGGCCGGGCCGTGGACGGCAAGCGGCGCGGATGTGTTGCCGACGCTGCCCGGCTGGGTCACCACGGATCCGTCCAACGGTACGAAAAACGTGTGGGCTCCGGACGTTTCGCGCCGCGACGACGGCGTTTTCCTGATGTATTACACGGCTCGGCACAGCAGTGGGCTGCAGTGCATCGGCGCGGCGACCGCGTCGACGCCGACCGGCCCGTTCACCCCTGTCGGAACGCAGCCGCTGGTGTGCAACTCTCCCGATCACGGTGACATCGATCCGTCGAGCCTGGTGATCGACGGCCATCGCTACCTGGTCTACAAGGACAACGCCAACAGTGCCGGCCAGCCGGCTTCGGTGTGGATCAACGAAACCGCCGCCAACGGCATCAACTGGGTCGGCGACCGATTCCAGCTGCTGACCGCCGACTCTGCCGGCGACGAGCACACCGTCCTGGACGCGCCGACGATCGTACGGCATGACTCGCAATACGTGCTGTTCTATTCGGCGGACGCGTGGAACGCCAGCTATCACGTGAAATACGCGGTGTCGTCCACGCTCACCGGTCGATACACGAAACAGGGCACGGTCCTGGACTCGGCGACCTGGCCCGGTGTCGTCGGCAATCCCGGCGGCCAGGACGTGGTCGGCGACCGGATGTTCTTCCACGCCTCGAAAAGCAACGGCCGGAACCTGTACGCGGCGCCGCTGAGCTGGCCTCATGGCGTGCCGACGGTAGCAACCGCAACGATCCCCGCTGGCGACTATGTGCTGACAGCGCAACACAGCGGCCAGTCGCTCGACGTGTTCAACGGGTCCACTGTGGACGGTGAACGGGTCATCCAGTGGCCGTATCACGGAAAGACAAACCAGGAGTGGCACTTCGCGCCGCAGGCCGACGGGTCGTACGCGATCACCGCGTCGCACAGCGGACTCGCGCTGACCGCCACCGACTCGCAGGTCGTCCAGTCCGCCGATCGCGGGCTTTCCAGCCAGCGCTGGTATCTCGACGAGGATCTGGCCGGCGGCTGTCGCATCGTCTCGGTCGCGACAGGCAAGCTGCTCGACGTGTACGACGCGTCGATGGACAACGGCGCCAACGTCATCACCTGGCCGAACAACGGCGGCGCCAACCAGCATTGGAGACTGGAGAAAGTCGCGTCGATCATGCCGCTCGGCGACTCGATAACGTACGGCAACGGCGACGCCAACGACGCGACCTCCTATCGCACTGGCCTGTGGAACCGGTTCATGGCCGCGCCGGGCGTCAAGCCGGACTTCGTCGGATCGGTCCTGTGGGGAAACATTCCGGACTCCGACAACGAAGGCCATCCAGGTTGGCGGATCGATCAGATCGCCGATGGCATCGCCAACTCTGGTTGGCTGGCCAGCCAACCGAAATACGTGCTGCTGCACATCGGCACCAACGACGTGAACCAGGATTATCAGCTGCCGACCGCGCCGGATCGGCTGCGCGACCTGATAAATCTCATCAAGTCCAAGGACCCCGGTGTGACGATCCTGGTCGCGTCGATCATTCCGGCGCGCGACGCCACGCTCAACGCGCGGGTCAACGCCTACAACGCGGCGATCCCCGCTATTGTCCAGCAGGCCGGCGCAAACGTACGGTTCGTCGACATGAACGCGCGGATCACCATCGACGACCTGTCACCGGACGGCATTCATCCGTCCGACGCCGGCTATCTGAAGATGGGTGACGTCTGGTACGACGCTTTGTCACCGGTTGTTCGCTAG
- a CDS encoding MerR family transcriptional regulator, translating to MLTTGEFSQLSGLSNKALRIYDEQGLLRPAEVDEWSRYRRYAAGQLDAAVRLKAARAAGISLADADQVLRGEVSIVATQRERLAAERARQDAALEALELMMKHDAGWDIVERTVSAQPWVAVVLPVDADTDQANDAFAALWKALSAAENAPIGPFWSSMRTSANGDRVELLCCWPVPRALPPDWSIPQWTVTVGETPAGPEPAVRWRHDDPMPVVDGATHPPVIALLAEAERRGVDLDLSRLRQIGVIEDGQAVGMEVSIPLANNR from the coding sequence ATGTTGACCACAGGAGAGTTTTCGCAGCTCAGCGGGCTGAGCAACAAGGCGTTGCGGATCTATGACGAGCAGGGCCTGTTGCGGCCGGCCGAGGTGGACGAATGGTCGCGCTATCGCCGCTATGCCGCCGGCCAGCTGGACGCGGCCGTACGCCTCAAGGCGGCCAGGGCCGCCGGCATCAGCCTGGCCGACGCCGACCAGGTGCTGCGCGGGGAGGTGTCCATTGTGGCCACCCAACGCGAACGGCTGGCCGCCGAGCGAGCACGGCAGGACGCGGCGCTGGAGGCACTTGAGCTGATGATGAAACACGATGCCGGCTGGGACATCGTGGAGCGTACGGTCAGCGCGCAACCGTGGGTGGCCGTCGTGCTGCCGGTCGATGCCGACACCGACCAGGCCAACGACGCCTTCGCGGCGCTCTGGAAAGCGTTGTCAGCGGCGGAAAACGCACCGATCGGGCCGTTCTGGTCGTCCATGCGTACGTCCGCGAACGGCGATCGCGTGGAGCTGCTCTGTTGCTGGCCAGTGCCCCGCGCGTTACCGCCGGACTGGTCGATTCCACAGTGGACGGTCACGGTCGGCGAGACTCCGGCCGGTCCGGAGCCGGCGGTGCGCTGGCGGCACGATGATCCGATGCCGGTCGTCGACGGCGCGACGCATCCGCCGGTGATCGCTCTGCTCGCCGAAGCCGAGCGGCGTGGTGTCGACCTCGACCTGTCGCGGCTGCGGCAGATCGGCGTGATCGAGGACGGTCAGGCGGTCGGCATGGAGGTCAGCATTCCGCTAGCGAACAACCGGTGA
- a CDS encoding M20 metallopeptidase family protein gives MSLRTDAAELSAELVALRRELHQIPEIGLRLPRTQEKVLAALDGLPLEVTTGKNVSSVVGVLRGGKPGPVVLLRGDMDALPVTERSGEQFSSRHEGAMHACGHDLHAAGLVGAARLLAARKEELAGDVVFMFQPGEEGHDGARHMVEEGVLDAAGRPVERAYGLHVISNEYPLGAFRTRPGSLMAASEGLFVRVIGAGGHGSSPHRAKDPVPAACEMVGALQTMVTRSIYIFDPAVLTVGYFRAGTRRNVIPDDAVFEATIRSFSRDARETIRAEAVRVCEGIAAAYGLDIEVRCEGEYPITANDPAEYEFVAQTTREVFGEDRFERLENPVAGSEDFSRVLDRVPGAFVFLGATTSADPLTAPGNHSPIAAFDDSVIADGAALLAELATRRLR, from the coding sequence ATGAGCCTGCGTACGGATGCCGCCGAGCTGAGCGCCGAACTGGTCGCGCTGCGCCGCGAGTTGCACCAGATCCCGGAGATCGGCCTGCGGTTGCCGCGTACGCAGGAAAAAGTGCTGGCCGCGCTGGACGGCCTGCCGCTGGAGGTCACCACCGGCAAAAACGTGTCATCGGTCGTTGGTGTTCTCCGCGGCGGCAAACCCGGTCCGGTCGTGTTGTTGCGCGGCGACATGGACGCGTTGCCGGTCACCGAGCGCTCCGGCGAGCAGTTCAGCTCGCGGCACGAGGGCGCGATGCACGCGTGCGGACACGACCTGCACGCCGCCGGCCTGGTCGGTGCGGCGCGGTTGTTGGCCGCCCGCAAGGAAGAACTCGCCGGCGACGTGGTTTTCATGTTCCAGCCCGGCGAAGAGGGCCACGACGGCGCGCGGCACATGGTGGAGGAAGGAGTCCTCGACGCGGCCGGACGGCCGGTGGAACGGGCGTACGGACTGCACGTCATCTCCAACGAATATCCGCTCGGCGCGTTCCGCACTCGGCCGGGTTCGCTGATGGCGGCCTCCGAAGGCCTGTTTGTACGCGTGATCGGCGCCGGCGGGCACGGCTCGAGTCCGCACCGCGCCAAGGATCCGGTGCCGGCGGCTTGTGAGATGGTCGGCGCGCTGCAGACGATGGTGACCAGGAGCATCTACATCTTCGACCCCGCCGTGCTGACGGTCGGCTATTTCCGTGCCGGTACGCGCCGCAACGTCATCCCCGACGACGCCGTCTTCGAGGCGACCATCCGGTCTTTTTCCAGGGATGCCAGGGAAACCATCCGGGCCGAGGCGGTGCGCGTGTGCGAGGGCATCGCGGCGGCGTACGGCCTGGACATCGAGGTGCGCTGTGAGGGGGAGTATCCGATCACCGCCAACGATCCGGCCGAGTACGAGTTCGTCGCCCAGACCACGCGCGAGGTCTTCGGCGAGGATCGCTTTGAGCGGCTGGAAAACCCCGTCGCCGGCTCGGAGGACTTCTCCAGGGTGCTCGACCGGGTCCCCGGCGCGTTCGTCTTTCTCGGCGCGACCACGTCCGCGGATCCGTTGACGGCACCAGGAAACCACTCGCCGATCGCGGCCTTCGACGACAGCGTGATCGCCGACGGCGCCGCGTTGTTGGCCGAGCTCGCCACGCGAAGGCTCAGGTAA
- a CDS encoding sodium:solute symporter family protein yields the protein MILAFTFAGIVLIGVLGFVGRRRPAADLTEWTVGGRKVGAVSMWFLQAGEIFTTFTFLGMAGLAFTGGVAAFYALPYVPIAYAVLYFIAHRLWSLGRERGYLTQGDYLEDRFQSRTLGTLSAVLGVIFVLPYLQLQITGLGLIVKLVTGDAASSTLSMVIGFVLVVAFVLWAGLRGVAVTSYFKDAIMLVVLLVLLIAIPVHFAGGIGAMFERIQQLHPDKLVLHAGPNDQAWFASSMIVSAIGVALMTLPHQWAPLLSARDPKVLRRNYTWMPLYGLCIAFPMVVGFAALLVLSKDSSSNAVLLTLTKQVLPGWATGLIVVAAIATAMVPAAGILIGISSLVARNIARVRNERGQFWINHGTIVGACGLALVLAIVRPDLLANLLLLTYSGTVQLAPANLLGLLRKRWVSKVPILVALVVSEIVVIYLTFWAPHLFGNVNIGIVGLVVNLVVLVVAGVIERAVGRAPSASPVPAAERTPS from the coding sequence ATGATCCTCGCGTTCACGTTCGCCGGAATCGTCCTGATCGGCGTGCTCGGCTTCGTCGGCCGCCGCCGGCCGGCCGCGGATCTCACCGAATGGACCGTCGGCGGCCGGAAAGTCGGCGCGGTCAGCATGTGGTTTCTGCAGGCCGGCGAGATCTTCACGACCTTCACCTTTCTCGGCATGGCCGGCCTGGCGTTCACTGGCGGTGTGGCGGCCTTTTACGCGCTGCCGTACGTGCCGATCGCTTATGCCGTGCTGTATTTCATCGCGCACCGCCTGTGGTCGCTCGGCCGCGAACGCGGTTATCTGACCCAGGGCGACTATCTGGAGGACCGGTTCCAGAGTCGTACGCTTGGCACGCTGTCGGCCGTGCTCGGCGTGATTTTCGTGTTGCCGTATCTGCAGTTGCAGATCACTGGCCTCGGCCTGATCGTCAAGCTGGTCACCGGCGACGCGGCGTCGAGCACGCTGAGCATGGTGATCGGCTTCGTGCTCGTCGTCGCTTTCGTGCTGTGGGCCGGATTGCGCGGCGTCGCGGTCACCTCGTATTTCAAGGACGCCATCATGCTGGTGGTGCTCCTTGTCCTGCTGATCGCGATCCCGGTGCATTTCGCCGGTGGCATCGGCGCGATGTTCGAGCGGATCCAGCAGCTGCACCCGGACAAGCTGGTCCTGCACGCCGGTCCAAACGACCAGGCGTGGTTTGCCAGCAGCATGATCGTGAGTGCGATCGGTGTCGCGTTGATGACGTTGCCGCACCAGTGGGCTCCGCTGCTGTCGGCGCGCGATCCCAAGGTGTTGCGCCGAAACTACACCTGGATGCCCTTGTACGGTCTGTGCATCGCGTTTCCGATGGTCGTCGGCTTCGCGGCGCTTTTGGTGCTGTCAAAGGACAGTTCCTCCAACGCGGTGCTGTTGACGTTGACCAAGCAGGTGCTGCCGGGGTGGGCCACCGGGTTGATCGTGGTCGCCGCGATCGCCACCGCGATGGTGCCGGCCGCCGGCATCCTGATCGGCATTTCCTCGCTGGTGGCGCGAAACATCGCGCGCGTACGCAACGAGCGTGGCCAGTTCTGGATCAACCACGGCACGATCGTCGGCGCCTGCGGATTGGCTCTGGTGCTGGCGATCGTACGGCCGGACCTGCTGGCCAACCTGCTGCTGCTGACCTACAGTGGCACCGTGCAGCTGGCGCCGGCCAACCTACTTGGCTTGCTGCGCAAGCGATGGGTGAGCAAGGTGCCGATCCTGGTGGCGTTGGTCGTCAGCGAGATCGTGGTCATCTACCTGACGTTCTGGGCTCCGCACCTGTTCGGCAACGTCAACATCGGCATCGTCGGGCTCGTCGTGAACCTCGTCGTGTTGGTGGTCGCCGGCGTCATCGAGCGAGCCGTCGGTCGCGCGCCGTCGGCGTCACCGGTGCCGGCGGCTGAGCGTACGCCGTCGTAA
- a CDS encoding right-handed parallel beta-helix repeat-containing protein: MRIPTIALLCAALLVAGCTATEPKGSTAGHAVPAAMPQRSYQPTVTVSDSRGLTAALKNAKAGDVIRLADGTYAGTFVLSAKGTSQRPIVVTGSAKAVLDGGGVKSGYGFHLMDSAFVVLQGFTVTNAQKGIVVDHTSSSTIDAVTVRHIGDEAIHLRDFSSDNVVQGSSVSDTGLRRAAFGEGIYLGSAESNWKKISGGQPDASLRNRVIGNHIGPDVRAEGIDIKEGTSNGEIRGNTFDGHGIAGENHADSWIDVKGNAYVIAANRGSYLPALPDGGDGFQTHVVDKAGAYGRMNVFTGNTADLGDATGYGFRIDAKGPGNIVCADNKVTAAEAGVANVPVAKSCPAH; encoded by the coding sequence ATGCGGATTCCGACGATTGCCCTGCTGTGTGCCGCACTGCTCGTCGCCGGATGTACGGCGACAGAGCCGAAAGGCTCCACGGCCGGCCACGCCGTGCCGGCGGCGATGCCGCAGCGGTCGTACCAGCCGACGGTGACCGTAAGCGACAGCCGCGGCCTGACGGCTGCATTGAAAAACGCCAAAGCCGGTGACGTGATCCGGCTGGCCGACGGCACGTACGCGGGCACGTTCGTCCTCAGCGCGAAAGGCACCAGCCAGCGGCCGATCGTCGTCACCGGCTCGGCAAAAGCCGTGCTCGACGGCGGTGGCGTCAAGAGCGGCTATGGATTTCACCTGATGGACAGCGCTTTCGTCGTGTTGCAGGGATTCACCGTCACCAACGCACAGAAAGGGATCGTCGTCGACCACACGTCGTCCAGCACGATCGACGCGGTGACCGTACGACACATCGGCGACGAAGCGATCCACCTGCGCGATTTCAGCTCCGACAACGTCGTCCAAGGCTCGTCGGTCAGCGACACCGGCTTGCGGCGGGCGGCCTTCGGCGAAGGCATTTACCTTGGCTCCGCCGAAAGCAACTGGAAGAAGATCAGTGGCGGACAGCCGGACGCCTCGCTGCGCAACCGCGTGATCGGCAACCACATCGGACCGGACGTACGCGCCGAAGGAATCGACATCAAGGAAGGCACGTCCAACGGCGAGATCCGCGGCAACACCTTCGACGGGCACGGCATCGCCGGTGAGAACCACGCGGACAGTTGGATTGACGTCAAAGGAAACGCCTACGTGATCGCGGCCAACCGCGGCAGCTATCTGCCGGCACTGCCGGACGGCGGGGACGGATTCCAGACCCACGTGGTCGACAAGGCCGGCGCCTACGGCCGGATGAATGTTTTCACCGGAAACACCGCGGATCTCGGCGACGCGACCGGCTATGGCTTTCGCATCGACGCGAAAGGGCCGGGCAACATCGTCTGCGCTGACAACAAAGTCACCGCCGCCGAGGCCGGTGTCGCCAACGTGCCAGTCGCCAAATCCTGTCCGGCGCACTGA
- a CDS encoding SH3-like domain-containing protein: MARINDVGGMQGFAPIDTSDDGEPFHADWEARVFGLNSTLVRQGVYNLDEFRDAIEQLPPRLYLRSSYYERWYHAICALLLRKGVVSAGELDG, encoded by the coding sequence ATGGCCAGGATCAACGATGTCGGCGGCATGCAGGGGTTCGCGCCCATCGACACCAGCGACGACGGCGAGCCGTTCCACGCCGACTGGGAGGCGCGGGTCTTCGGCCTGAACAGCACGCTGGTCCGCCAGGGCGTCTACAACCTGGACGAGTTCCGCGACGCGATCGAGCAGTTACCGCCGCGGCTCTATCTGCGCTCGTCCTATTACGAGCGCTGGTATCATGCGATTTGCGCGCTGTTGCTGCGAAAAGGCGTCGTGTCGGCCGGTGAGCTCGATGGCTGA
- a CDS encoding SH3-like domain-containing protein: MADRFAPGARVRTRAVDPAHHTRLPRYARGQCGVVVEREGRHPLPDARAQSLPDAPVETVYAVRFTAADLWGRGNHSVVLDLWESYLEEAT, from the coding sequence ATGGCTGACCGGTTCGCGCCAGGCGCGCGCGTACGGACCCGCGCCGTCGATCCCGCGCACCACACGCGGCTGCCGCGTTACGCGCGCGGTCAGTGTGGTGTCGTGGTCGAGCGGGAAGGCCGCCATCCGCTGCCGGACGCGCGCGCACAGAGCCTGCCGGACGCGCCGGTCGAGACGGTCTATGCCGTACGGTTCACCGCAGCCGATCTGTGGGGCCGCGGCAACCACAGCGTTGTCCTTGATCTGTGGGAAAGTTATCTGGAGGAGGCGACGTGA